The segment AAGCGTCTGTTTGGCGTTTTACAGAGAGTAGGTAAAGCTCTCATGCTGCCTGTAGCGATCCTGCCGGCTGCGGGCTTGCTGCTGGGTCTGGGGAATATGCTGGTCAACGAGGATTTCCTGCAGTATGCCTCCTGGCTGGATACGGCCTGGGTTCAGGCCATTGCAACGGTCATGATGAATGCCGGGCAAATCGTGTTTACAAACCTGCCGCTTCTGTTCGCGGTCGGTGTAGCAGTCGGCCTGGCTGGTGGAGACGGAGTTGCCGGACTTGCGGCAATTATCGGCTACCTCGTGCTGAATGTGACGATGGGGACCGTCATCGGCGTAACTCCGGCCATGGTCGGCACAGATTACGCTTACGCCAGTGTGCTGGGCATCCCGACGCTGGCAACCGGGGTGTTCGGCGGGATATTGGTCGGGATCCTGGCGGCCAGCATGTACAATCGCTTTTTCAGGATTGAGCTGCCCTCGTACCTCGGCTTCTTTGCCGGCAAGCGGTTTGTTCCCATAATGACGGCTGCCACAGCGGTGCTGCTGGGCTTGCTCATGACCGTCATCTGGCCACCGATTCAGATCGGGCTGAATGCTGCATCGCATTTCATGCTGGAGCAGAACCGCACACTGTCTGCTTTTGTATTCGGGGTGGTTGAGCGGGGATTGATTCCTTTCGGGCTGCACCATATTTTCTACTCTCCCTTCTGGTTTGAGTTTGGAGAATATGTGAATAGCGCCGGGCAGCTGGTTCGCGGTGATCAGAATATCTTCATGGCCCAGCTGCGGGACGGTGTAGAATTCACAGCGGGTACCTTCATGACCGGGAAATTCCCGTTCATGATGTTCGGACTTCCTGCGGCAGCACTGGCGATCTATCATGAAGCAAGACCGGAGCATAAAAAATATGTGGCCGGCATCATGGGCTCTGCAGCCTTGACGTCCTTCCTGACGGGGATTACAGAGCCGCTGGAATTCTCCTTTCTGTTCGTGGCACCGCTGCTGTTCGTGGTTCACGTGCTGTTTGCCGGTCTGTCGTTCATGACGATGCACATTCTGGGCACTAAAATCGGCATGACCTTCTCCGGCGGATTGATTGACTACGTTATCTTCGGTGTCATTCCAAACCGGACGCCATGGTGGAACGTCATCATTGTCGGTCTGATCCTGGCGGTCATTTATTACTTCGGGTTCCGGTTCGCGATCCGCAAGTTCAAGCTGCGGACACCGGGTCGGGAGGAGCCGTCAGAGGCCAAAGACGGCGCGAGCGCAAGGTCTGGAAGCAAGGACGATTTGCCGGGCAGCATTCTGTCGGCACTGGGCGGCCAGAGCAATATTGCTCACCTGGATGCCTGCATTACCCGTCTTCGTGTAGAGGTGAAGGAGAAGGGTAATGTTGATAAAGAACGCTTGAAGCAGCTGGGCGCTTCCGGGGTACTCGAAGTGGGTAACAATGTACAAGCGATCTTCGGTACACGCTCTGATACGATCAAGTCGCAGATCCAGGACATCATGTCCGGGATTACGCCGGCTGAAGCACCTCAAGCAGCAACAGGGGACGTCAAGCCGGCCGAAGCGGAGCAGCAGGCGGCATTGGATGGCGATGCGGTTATTCTGGAGGATATTGTGTCTCCGGTTAACGGCGAGCTGATGGATATTTCCAATGTGCCTGATCCGGTATTCTCTCAGCGCATGTCAGGCGATGGCTTTGCCGTTCTGCCGCATGATGGAACCATTGCATCTCCGGTCTACGGCAAGGTGTTCAATGTATTCCCAAGCAAGCATGCCATTGGCATTATGTCTGATGGCGGCAAGGAAGTGCTGGTGCATATCGGCGTCAATACCGTGAAGCTGAAGGGACAGGGCTTTAAAGTGCTTGTTCAGGAGGGCGATCTGGTGGCTGCAGGCCAGCCGATTATGGAGGTAGACCTGGACTATGTGAAGGAGCACGCGCCTTCGATCATTTCGCCAGTGATTTTCTCGAATCTGCCGGAAGGATCCAAGGTGAAGCTCAACAAGACGGGGAACGTCACCGCCGGAGAAGAGAATATTATCACGATTCAATAATTTTGGGTAAGTACATTCTATACAACAACCATAAAATAAGGAAAGAGGATGATCAGCATGCAAAAAACATTCAGAATTACAGACGAGGATGGCATCCACGCACGTCCGGCTACAGCACTGGTGAACACGGCGAACAAATTTAAGGACACAGAATCCTTTGCAGAAGCAAGCGGCAAAAAAGTAACCTTGAAATCGATCCTGGGCGTGCTATCCCTGGGTTTGGAGCAGGGTGACAGCCTGACTCTGATCTCCGAAGGGCCTAGTGCCGAGGACGCGCTGAACGCACTGGCTGAAGTGATGGTGAACGAGGGGCTGGGAGAGCTCAATGACTAACATCAAGGGTATTGCGGCCTCGGCCGGCATCGCCATTGCAAAAGCATTTATTCTGGAGCACCCGGACTACACGGTCAAGCATACTCAGGTTGAGGATGCTGACCGTGAAGCCGCCCGGCTGGACGATGCGCTGAGCCGCTCCAGAGCGGAGCTGGAGGACATCAAGAGCCGCACGCTGCAGGAGCTGGGAGAGAAGAAGGCGGAGATTTTCGAATCTCACCTTCTGATCCTGGACGACCCGGAGCTGATTAATCCCGTCAAGGATAAGATTCGGGAAGAGTCGGTAGCTGCCGAATATGCTCTGAATGAGACAGCGAATCAATTTATCGAGATGTTTCAAAATATGAAAAGTGCTTATCTTCAGGAGAGAGCAGCAGACATGCGGGATGTCACCAAGCGCGTGCTGAAGCATCTGCTGGGACTGAATTATGTGAGCCCTTCGGAAATTTCCGAGGAGGTCATCGTCATTGCCGAGGATTTGACGCCTTCGGACACAGCGCAGCTAAACCGTAATTTTGTTAAAGGGTTTACCACCAATATCGGGGGACGCACCTCGCATTCCGCGATTATGGCACGCTCTCTGGAAATTCCAGCTGTTGTTGGAACTCAGTCGATACTGTCCAGTGCCGAAAGCGGCGATTTGATCATCGTTGACGGACTGGAAGGGCTCGTGTTCATTAATCCAGATGAAGATACTGTAGCCCAATACCGTGACAAGCAAGAACAGTATGCCAAGCAGCTGGAGGAGTGGAGTAAGCTTCGCGGAGAGCCGACCATTACCCAGGATGGTGTGCACGTCGAGCTGGCAGCAAATATCGGTACGCCGAATGACGTGACCGGAGTGCTGGAGAACGGCGGCGAGGGCGTAGGATTGTACCGCACAGAATTTCTGTATATGGGACGGGATAAGCTGCCTTCTGAAGAAGTGCAGTACAATGCCTACAAATCTGTTCTGGAAAAAATGCAGGGCAAGCCGGTTGTCGTCCGGACCTTGGACATTGGCGGCGACAAGGAGCTGCCATATCTGGATCTTCCCAAGGAAATGAATCCATTCCTGGGCTTCCGGGCCGTTCGCTTGTGCCTGGATCGTCAGGATCTGTTCCGAACCCAGCTGCGTGCTTTGCTTCGTGCCAGCGTCCACGGGGATTTGCGGATTATGTTTCCGATGATTGCGACGTTAGGTGAATTCCGGGAAGCGAAGGGACTGCTGGAGGACGAGAAGGCCAAGCTTGCTGCAGAGGGCATTGCGGTGTCAGATCGCATCCAGCTGGGCATTATGGTGGAAATTCCATCAACGGCTGTTATGGCGGATCAGTTCGCCAAAGAGGTGGACTTCTTCAGCATAGGCACCAATGACCTGATTCAGTATACGATGGCGGCAGACCGGATGAATGAGCGGGTCTCTTACCTGTATCAGCCGTATAACCCGGCGATTCTGCGTCTGGTGAAGATGGTCATTGACGCTGCACACAAAGAAGGCCGCTGGGCGGGCATGTGCGGGGAGATGGCCGGAGATCCGGTAGCCATTCCGCTGCTGCTCGGTCTGGGGCTCGATGAGTTCAGCATGAGCGCAACCTCGATTTTGCCGGCCCGCAGTCAGATTTCACGGCTGTCTGAGGCCCAGATGCAGGAGCTGGCGTCTAAAGCGCTGGAGCTGCGTACGGCAGAAGAGGTCGTAGAGCTGGTAGAGAGCACCGTTTCCCAATAAGGCATAGGCGCATTTTCCTTTTTCAATTTTTCAAGGTTGACTTCTACAAACTACATTTAAGGTATTCTTTGCTCTTTCATAGAGCGAGGGATACCTCTTTTTTACATACTTTTTCAAAAATATAAAAATATGAAGGGGGCTTTTATGCTAAAATGAGAGTAATCTGCAAGCTGTCTAAATAGGACTGAGCTGTTGGCAGGCTATGCAGAAGTCTTATGGATGATGCGGAATTTTCCGATAAAAGACATAGGCCCGAACTTGCCTAGCGCCTACGGCATAGCATAAATATATATCCTATTTTTTGAGTCCGCAGGTCTGTCTTATCAATCAGGCGCCCATACTAGAGCTTAGAATCTACATTTAAAGTGACGGTGATGATGATGAATAGGGACATGATCCAAGAGATTACTGATCAGAGGTTTGGCCTCATCTACAGTGCTGCATCCAGCACATTCAGATTGTGGGCTCCATCGGCTGCTCAAGTATCGTTGATGCTGTATAAAAATGACGGCGTCGAGGGGGGAGAGTCACTCCTATCGCAGTCCGGGGGCAGCGAGCATCCGATGCTCATAAAGGGTAACGGTGTTTGGGAAACCAACGTGAGCGGCGATTGGGCCGGCTGGTATTATATGTACCGGATCCGGCAGCAGGACGGGCAGCTTCATGAGGCTGTGGATCCCTACGCCAGAGCTGTCAGTGCGAACGGTCGCCGCGGAGCCATCGTGGACCCTGCGCAGTGCAGCCCGGATGGCTGGGAGAGCGATACCAGACCGCCGCTGGCCTCACCTACGGACGCTGTGCTCTACGAGCTTCATGTGAGAGATTTTTCAATTTCGCCGGATTCCGGCATGACCTATAAAGGAAAGTTCAAGGCATTTACAGAAACAGGCCTGCGCGATGAGGCCGGGAACAAGCTGGGCATTGATCATCTGGTGGAGCTGGGTGTGACCCATGTGCATTTGCTGCCGATTTTTGACTTCAAGACCGTTGACGAGCTGATCTCCTCCAATTGGGACCCGGAAGGCGAATATAACTGGGGATATGACCCCCAGCATTATAATGTGCCCGAAGGCTCTTACGCCACGGATCCGCGAAGGCCAGAGACCCGGATCGTGGAATGCAAGGAAATGATTCAGGCTCTTCACCAGCATGGTATCCGGGTTATTATGGATGTGGTCTACAATCATACGTATTCTGTCGAGGAAGGTCCCTTTGAGCCTGTTGCACCGGGGTACTTCTACCGCCAGAATCATGACGGGACGCTTTCTAACGGCTCCGGCGTCGGCAACGAGCTGGCTACAGAGCGGCCGATGGTTCGGAAATTCATCAAGGATTCTCTCCGCTACTGGGCCGAGGAATATCATCTGGACGGTTTCCGCTTTGATCTGATGGCGTTGATAGATACCGAGACCATGGTTCAGATTGTAGAGGAGCTCCGCCGGGAGGTGGCTCCCGATCTCCTGATCTATGGCGAGCCATGGACTGGAGGCGGCAGCCCGCTGGCGAACCAGACGGTCAAAGGAACACAACGAGGCAAAGGGTTTGCCGTGTTTAATGACGATTTCCGGCATGCGATCAAGGGGGATAATGACGGCGGCGGCAAAGGCTTTGCTACCGGTGAAGCCTGGTATGAAGGCGCCGTCGCGGAGGGTCTTATGGGCTCTATCCATGATTTCGCGCTGGAGGCGTCAGAAACCGTCAACTATGTAACCGTGCATGATAACCTCAACCTGTGGGATAAGGTGCTGGTAACGATGGGGAAATGGGATGAAGCCGGGTTTATCCCGCTGCAAGACGGCCGGCCGCACGACGGAAGTCCGCTCATGCCAAAGATTGCTGCTGCCACACCTTATGCAGACGTGGTAGAGGGAGAGGCTCTTGCATCCGAGGCGGTGAAGCGCAGCCTGCTTGCCAACAGCATGGTGCTGCTCTCGCAGGGAATTCCGTTGATCCATGCGGGAGATGAGCTGCTTCGCACGAAATATGGCGATCATAACAGCTATCGCAGCGGGGATGCCATTAACGCAATTTCATGGAGTCATAAAGAGCGGTTTACAGAGGTCTTTCGATATTATCAGGGACTCATTAGGCTGCGGCGCCAGCATCCGGCTTTTCGGCTGAATCGCAGAGAAGAGATTGAGAAGCATATGGAAATCATCCGCTGCAGTGACCGCGTCGTAGCCTACCGTCTCCACAGCCACGCCGGAAATGACGAATGGAAGCAGATCGTAGCTGTGTTCAATGGCGGCGTGGAGGCTGTCAGTGTGGAGCTGCCGCCGACTCTATATGGCTGGAATGTTGTCGTTAATGAGCGGGAGGCCGGTACAGAAGTGCTCTCCACGGCAGACGGTGCTGAAGTGACCGTACAAGGTCTGTCTTGTATGGTGTTGTATGAGGATCCGGAGCGGCTGAAGTCGGATCTGACCGAGGTTCACGTGAAATACGACCGGGAGGATGGGGATTACGCCGGCTGGAATTTGTGGGTCTGGGGCACGGGAGTTCAGGACGGCGAGGTTTCACTGACTCCTCGGGAAGACGGGGATGCAGGAGCCGTGTTCTATACTGCGGCTGACGTGAAGAAGATTGGCTGTATCCTCAGACTGAACGAATGGGAAGCCCGGGAATGGGAGCAGGACCGCTTTATTACCGTTCCGGAGGGGGAGAAGACCATCCGTATTCACATTCACAGCGATGGTGTTGATATTCGCCCCCATAATCTCGGCGGCAGGGCATCCTAGAAGCCCTTCCATATTCATGTATCTTCAACGTTTACCAGAGAATTCGGACATAAAAATGCCGCTTTGCAGCTGCACCTGCAAAGCGGCATTTTTATATATTTAAGAGAGGGGTACATATCATTACCCTGCATCTCTGAGATGAAACGCTTACCTCAAAAATGATTACCTACCAAGGAGAAGGGGTAATGGATACATAAGCTTGTTTCGTATAAGGAGGATGTTAAAGATGACGTCAAAAAGAAGCAGTGTTCAACTGGAAGCTGAGGTTCGAAATGAATTTACACGCGCCTCCCGGCGTACCATTCGGGAGAACGGCGGTGTTCCGGCAGTTGTATATGGAGCAGGCATAGAAAGTATTCCTGTAACCGTCGATTTGAAAGAGGCGGCCAAGCTGTTTTATAAAGGTCGTTCAGAATCCTTCAAGCTAAATATTCAGGGCTCTGAATCTCTGCCCGTGCTGATCAAGGATGTACAGCAGCGCGCCGGCAAGGTGGTTCATGTAGACTTTCTCCATATTTCCATGAATAAGCCGGTTCGGGTCACGATCCCGGTCAGCTATCAGGGTGAAGCAGTAGGTACCAAGAATGGCGGGACCTTGCAAACGCAGGTGACCGAGCTTGAGGTAGAAGGCTTGCCGGGCGATCTTCCCAGCTCCATTGAGGCAGACATTTCTGCACTGGATGTCGGAGATAAGCTGACGGTGGGAGATCTTCAGATTCCGGAGAAGATCACACTCCATGCCGAGGATGAGGAGGTTCTGGCCTCCGTGATCGTTCCTCGTCTGGTTGAGGACACTGAGCCGCAGGAAGAGACCGGCGAAGAGGACGCGGAAGCTGGCAGCGACAGCGCGGAGGAAGAACCACAGGAGTAGCTCCGCCAGATACAATCATAAAAGAGCAGCCCGGCCTGGAATTAAAGTTCCAAGGGCCGGGCTGCTCTTTGTCATTGATTTCGTCTAGCGTGCCATCCATCCGCCGTCAACGCACAGCACATGTCCGTTGACATAATCTGCTGCTGCAGAGGCCAGGAAGACCGCTGGAGCCCCGATATCCTTCGGAGTTCCCCAGCGTCCCGCTGGAATGCGATCTGTAATGGAGCGCAGACGGTCAGGATCATTGCGGATTTGCTCCGTATTATCGGTTTCGATATAACCAGGAGCGATTCCGTTAACCTGGATGCCGCTGGAGGCCCACTCGTTCGCCAATGCCTTGGTAATACCAGCAATGCCATGCTTGCTCGCTGTATAGCCAGGAACATTGATGCCGCCCTGATAAGAGAGCATGGAGCAGATGTTGATGATTTTGCCGCTGCCGCGTTCAATCATATGGCGTCCCGCAATCTGGGACAGGAAAAAGGCAGAGTTCAGGTTCAGGTCAATGACATCCAGGAAGTCCTGCATGCTGTGATCCTTAGCCGGAGTCCGGCGGATTACACCAGCGTTGTTCACAAGAATATCTACATGTCCTGTCAGCTCCAGCGCCTGATCGAAGGCTCCCTGCAGCTTGTCGCGGTCGCTGAGGTCCACTTCAATGCCGGAGGTGCTTCTTCCTAAAGAGCGAATACTGCTCATTGTGTTCTCGCTGCTATTGTAGGATACGCAGACTACATCTGCTCCCGCTTCTGCCAATGCAACAGCGATCCCTTGGCCTAATCCGCGGGCTGCTCCGGTAACAATTGCGGTTTTGCCGCTCAAATCAAATACACTCACGTGCTTCAGCTCTCCTTCGTTATAATTCTGTAGAAATCAGGAATACGTGCTTATTCATTCGTTCGGCTTGAGAATCGTGACTCCAGCCTGCTCATACACCTGTCCGATGTCGGAAGGCAATTCCCGGTCGGTTAGCACAGCGGTAATTTCGTTCAGGCGGGCAAAGGTACGCAGAGCCGTCTGTCCAAACTTTTGGTGATGCACCACCGCGTACACCTCCTGTGCCGTACTGACCAGCGCTTGCTTGAAATCGATCAAATCGCCGGTATAAATCGTAAGGCCATGCTCGGGATGAACACCTGTTGCCGATATGAAAGCCTTCTGGATATTAAGCTGGCTGATATATGCAGCAGAGTCCGGGCCTGCCAGCATATTGCGCACCCGGTAGCCTCCAGGGACGACCAGGCGGATCGCATCCTTGGCGGCAA is part of the Paenibacillus algicola genome and harbors:
- the ptsG gene encoding glucose-specific PTS transporter subunit IIBC; translated protein: MFKRLFGVLQRVGKALMLPVAILPAAGLLLGLGNMLVNEDFLQYASWLDTAWVQAIATVMMNAGQIVFTNLPLLFAVGVAVGLAGGDGVAGLAAIIGYLVLNVTMGTVIGVTPAMVGTDYAYASVLGIPTLATGVFGGILVGILAASMYNRFFRIELPSYLGFFAGKRFVPIMTAATAVLLGLLMTVIWPPIQIGLNAASHFMLEQNRTLSAFVFGVVERGLIPFGLHHIFYSPFWFEFGEYVNSAGQLVRGDQNIFMAQLRDGVEFTAGTFMTGKFPFMMFGLPAAALAIYHEARPEHKKYVAGIMGSAALTSFLTGITEPLEFSFLFVAPLLFVVHVLFAGLSFMTMHILGTKIGMTFSGGLIDYVIFGVIPNRTPWWNVIIVGLILAVIYYFGFRFAIRKFKLRTPGREEPSEAKDGASARSGSKDDLPGSILSALGGQSNIAHLDACITRLRVEVKEKGNVDKERLKQLGASGVLEVGNNVQAIFGTRSDTIKSQIQDIMSGITPAEAPQAATGDVKPAEAEQQAALDGDAVILEDIVSPVNGELMDISNVPDPVFSQRMSGDGFAVLPHDGTIASPVYGKVFNVFPSKHAIGIMSDGGKEVLVHIGVNTVKLKGQGFKVLVQEGDLVAAGQPIMEVDLDYVKEHAPSIISPVIFSNLPEGSKVKLNKTGNVTAGEENIITIQ
- a CDS encoding HPr family phosphocarrier protein — translated: MQKTFRITDEDGIHARPATALVNTANKFKDTESFAEASGKKVTLKSILGVLSLGLEQGDSLTLISEGPSAEDALNALAEVMVNEGLGELND
- the ptsP gene encoding phosphoenolpyruvate--protein phosphotransferase; amino-acid sequence: MTNIKGIAASAGIAIAKAFILEHPDYTVKHTQVEDADREAARLDDALSRSRAELEDIKSRTLQELGEKKAEIFESHLLILDDPELINPVKDKIREESVAAEYALNETANQFIEMFQNMKSAYLQERAADMRDVTKRVLKHLLGLNYVSPSEISEEVIVIAEDLTPSDTAQLNRNFVKGFTTNIGGRTSHSAIMARSLEIPAVVGTQSILSSAESGDLIIVDGLEGLVFINPDEDTVAQYRDKQEQYAKQLEEWSKLRGEPTITQDGVHVELAANIGTPNDVTGVLENGGEGVGLYRTEFLYMGRDKLPSEEVQYNAYKSVLEKMQGKPVVVRTLDIGGDKELPYLDLPKEMNPFLGFRAVRLCLDRQDLFRTQLRALLRASVHGDLRIMFPMIATLGEFREAKGLLEDEKAKLAAEGIAVSDRIQLGIMVEIPSTAVMADQFAKEVDFFSIGTNDLIQYTMAADRMNERVSYLYQPYNPAILRLVKMVIDAAHKEGRWAGMCGEMAGDPVAIPLLLGLGLDEFSMSATSILPARSQISRLSEAQMQELASKALELRTAEEVVELVESTVSQ
- the pulA gene encoding type I pullulanase produces the protein MIQEITDQRFGLIYSAASSTFRLWAPSAAQVSLMLYKNDGVEGGESLLSQSGGSEHPMLIKGNGVWETNVSGDWAGWYYMYRIRQQDGQLHEAVDPYARAVSANGRRGAIVDPAQCSPDGWESDTRPPLASPTDAVLYELHVRDFSISPDSGMTYKGKFKAFTETGLRDEAGNKLGIDHLVELGVTHVHLLPIFDFKTVDELISSNWDPEGEYNWGYDPQHYNVPEGSYATDPRRPETRIVECKEMIQALHQHGIRVIMDVVYNHTYSVEEGPFEPVAPGYFYRQNHDGTLSNGSGVGNELATERPMVRKFIKDSLRYWAEEYHLDGFRFDLMALIDTETMVQIVEELRREVAPDLLIYGEPWTGGGSPLANQTVKGTQRGKGFAVFNDDFRHAIKGDNDGGGKGFATGEAWYEGAVAEGLMGSIHDFALEASETVNYVTVHDNLNLWDKVLVTMGKWDEAGFIPLQDGRPHDGSPLMPKIAAATPYADVVEGEALASEAVKRSLLANSMVLLSQGIPLIHAGDELLRTKYGDHNSYRSGDAINAISWSHKERFTEVFRYYQGLIRLRRQHPAFRLNRREEIEKHMEIIRCSDRVVAYRLHSHAGNDEWKQIVAVFNGGVEAVSVELPPTLYGWNVVVNEREAGTEVLSTADGAEVTVQGLSCMVLYEDPERLKSDLTEVHVKYDREDGDYAGWNLWVWGTGVQDGEVSLTPREDGDAGAVFYTAADVKKIGCILRLNEWEAREWEQDRFITVPEGEKTIRIHIHSDGVDIRPHNLGGRAS
- a CDS encoding 50S ribosomal protein L25, which produces MTSKRSSVQLEAEVRNEFTRASRRTIRENGGVPAVVYGAGIESIPVTVDLKEAAKLFYKGRSESFKLNIQGSESLPVLIKDVQQRAGKVVHVDFLHISMNKPVRVTIPVSYQGEAVGTKNGGTLQTQVTELEVEGLPGDLPSSIEADISALDVGDKLTVGDLQIPEKITLHAEDEEVLASVIVPRLVEDTEPQEETGEEDAEAGSDSAEEEPQE
- the kduD gene encoding 2-dehydro-3-deoxy-D-gluconate 5-dehydrogenase KduD yields the protein MSVFDLSGKTAIVTGAARGLGQGIAVALAEAGADVVCVSYNSSENTMSSIRSLGRSTSGIEVDLSDRDKLQGAFDQALELTGHVDILVNNAGVIRRTPAKDHSMQDFLDVIDLNLNSAFFLSQIAGRHMIERGSGKIINICSMLSYQGGINVPGYTASKHGIAGITKALANEWASSGIQVNGIAPGYIETDNTEQIRNDPDRLRSITDRIPAGRWGTPKDIGAPAVFLASAAADYVNGHVLCVDGGWMAR